One Rhizoctonia solani chromosome 1, complete sequence DNA window includes the following coding sequences:
- a CDS encoding acyl-CoA-binding protein, translating to MLTSSSTPTLDSNQAASMDIDSLINAQFNRAVEIVQSLPKTGPIQTGYEEKLAMYSLYKQATQGNVKTSRPGVWDMLGRAKWDEWAKHKDMDTREAQWRYVETLKKAGVLRKYPDRTIARDLIAELDSFAGDPNNLVMSTHSNMGASTSLHDRAETSSSGSSRTEGSPPPVHAALLEAQKQHFAHVQRPADTGVFESSEDDEETESDTDEEIENAAHPPHPQPQPQSQSQQANSPQIVRPRSSLSSQYQYRTPAAPSNVNYSPTHSHAEQGPTPVMAGIPLTQPQPRYAAPSAFAPLSQQGSALAFSPQQPTLSLHPAYHPHVPPSEAMASYRGHPHPTYQDAPRSRSPPRGTSMGLERAIIDIQASLSALRERMETIEQGGSFTSSYSSRHRQSPPRRHSPLHPMLPFNIDPRSFGAWSVILTPLARSVVSTRQMLQVVRRNPTMIIIRRLMLDISFLLALLAVIRACWRRFGGRRHEVISALGGIWVALVNGGKASARRERILVDRGI from the exons ATGCTGACCTCGTCCTCAACCCCGACCCTAGACTCGAACCAAGCTGCGAGTATGGATATTGACAGTCTCATCAATGC ACAATTCAATCGGGCCGTAGAGATCGTCCAAAG CTTGCCCAAGACAGGTCCCATTCAAACTGGGTATGAGGAGAAGCTCGCAATGTACAGCTTGTATAAACAGG CTACCCAAGGGAATGTCAAGACTTCTCGGCCAGGAGTTTGGGATATGCTAGGCAGGGCAAAATG GGATGAATGGGCAAAGCACAAGGATATGGATACGCGTGAGGCGCAATGGAGGTACGTAGAGACTTTGAAGAAGGCGGGT GTGCTGCGCAAGTATCCGGATCGTACAATTGCAAGAGACCTCATTGCTGAGCTGGATTCGTTTGCTGGCGATCCCAACAATCTGGTTATGAGCACACATA GCAACATGGGTGCATCGACGTCATTACATGATAGAGCAGAGACATCGTCATCCGGCTCCTCGAGAACTGAAGGCTCGCCACCCCCAGTCCATGCAGCACTACTTGAAGCACAGAAACAACATTTTGCTCATGTTCAACGACCGGCCGACACAGGTGTATTCGAAAGTTCTGAAGATGACGAAGAGACAGAGTCCGATACAGACGAGGAAATCGAGAACGCCGCGCATCCTCCACacccccaaccccaaccccagTCACAGTCACAACAAGCGAACTCTCCGCAAATAGTGCGCCCCCGCTCAAGTCTATCTTCTCAGTATCAATACCGAACTCCAGCCGCACCTTCCAATGTTAACTATTCCCCCACACACTCGCATGCTGAACAGGGGCCCACGCCCGTCATGGCAGGTATACCACTCACTCAGCCCCAGCCCCGGTATGCAGCCCCTTCTGCTTTCGCTCCTCTCTCCCAACAGGGGTCTGCACTTGCATTTTCGCCCCAACAGCCTACCCTATCGCTGCACCCCGCATATCACCCTCACGTACCACCATCCGAAGCAATGGCTTCATACCGCGGTCACCCTCATCCAACATACCAAGATGCCCCACGCTCGCGATCTCCACCTCGTGGTACATCTATGGGGCTTGAGCGAGCCATTATCGATATCCAGGCTTCCTTGTCTGCCCTTCGCGAACGTATGGAAACCATCGAGCAAGGGGGGTCATTCACCTCTTCCTATTCGTCACGTCACCGTCAGTCTCCCCCACGGAGACATTCTCCCTTGCATCCGATGCTTCCATTTAACATAGACCCCCGTTCGTTCGGCGCTTGGTCCGTAATTCTCACACCACTTGCCCGGTCAGTTGTGAGCACACGTCAGATGCTTCAAGTCGTCCGTCGGAACCCGACAATGATTATAATCAGGCGGCTAATGCTTGATATTTCATTTTTGCTTGCGCTTCTTGCGGTCATCCGGGCGTGCTGGAGGAGGTTCGGCGGGAGGAGGCACGAGGTAATCAGCGCTCTTGGTGGAATATGGGTCGCGTTAGTAAACGGAGGCAAGGCATCAGCAAGGAGGGAACGAATCCTGGTCGATCGCGGAATTTAG